The following is a genomic window from Heliomicrobium gestii.
GAAGAGATCGTTAAAGGTTTTGAGTACGATAAAGGACGCTATGTTATCGTCACCCAGGAAGAGCTGGAGGGCATTGCCCCTGAAGGCAGTCGCGCCATCGACATCCAGTCCTTTGTCAACCTCAAAGACATCGATCCGATCTACTTTGCGAAAACCTACTATCTCTCTCCCGATCAGCACGGACAAAAGGCCTATGCGCTGCTGCGCAACGCCTTGCAGCAAAGCGATCGTCTGGCCTTGGCCCGTGTCATCCTGCGCACCAAGGAAGCGCTCGTGGCGCTGCGCGTGTACGGCAAAGGGTTGGCTATGCACACCATGCTTTATCCAGAAGAAATTCGATCGATGGAACCCCTGGGAGATCTGGGCGAAGGCATCGACGTGTCCGAGAAGGAACAAACAATGGCCGTCCAACTGATCGAGAGCCTGACCGAGTCCTTTGATCCGGAAAAGTGGCAGAGCGAACACCGGAAGCGGATACGACAGTTTATCGACGCCAAGGTCCAAGGCCAAGCCATCGTTGAAGCGCCTCAGGCGCCGGCAGCAGGCAAGGTGATCGATCTGATGGAGGCGCTCAAAGCGAGCATTCAACAAGCCAAGACCCAACAAAAAGCGGAGACGCCGAAAAAGGCGCGCCGAAAAACCTCATGAAACGGCCCATCGTGCCAATGGAGCCCCTTCCCCACCCGGAACCCTTCGATCACCCCGACTTTCTGTTTCAAGTAAAATGGGACGGGATCCGGGCGCTGGCCTTTGTAATAGGCAGCGACATAACCCTGCAGAACCGCAAGGGCAGGGACATCACGAGGACCTACGTCGACGTAGCATCTCAACCTATCCTACGCCCCGGAAACAGCGGCATTGTTGACGGAGAACTGGTCGTCCTCGACGATACAGGAAAGCCTAGCTTCCCCCTCATCCTCCGCCGCGAACAAGCCCGAACAGAAGCCACCATCCGCAGACACACCGAACAATACCCGGTCCGGTTTATGGCCTTTGACCTTCTGGAATTAAACGGACAGGCGCTTTTGGCGTATCCGTTGCACAAACGGCTGGCGCTCTTGCAGGAATACCTCGCTGTCAGTGAACAGGCCTTTTTCACTGACTCCCATTTGGAGGAGGGCGCCGCCTTTTTCCACGGCGTTAAAGCGCTCGGCTTAGAGGGCATGGTGGCTAAAGAGAAAAACAGCGCCTATGTTTTTGGAAAAAAACATGGCGCCTGGAAAAAAATCAAAAACTATCGCGAGATCACCTGTCCGGTCATCGGGTACACGCAAACCCAGCCGGGCCGCCTAGCATCGCTCGTCCTCGGTAAAGCGGACGACGAAGAGCTTACGTATATCGGAAGGGTCAGTTCGGGCTTAACAGCCAAGGAGGCAGAGCTATGGCGCCAACGCCTGGTCCCCCTACCACCGGAGAAAGAGGACCGGAGCGCTCCGAGGCTCAAGTGTGGCCTGGGACGCAAACATGGCCCGGGAAAACCGGCATACACCCCAGTCTTCCCCAACCATTTCGTTCACGTCCGTTATCTGGAGTGGACGCCGGATCTCTGTCTGCGCCATCCTTCCTACCTCGGCGCAGCGGAAAACTCGAAGTCACCCTAGCGGGCAAAACGTTGATGTTGAGCAATCTCGACAAGGTGTTCTGGCCGCAGCAAGGCTACACGAAAGCGGATCTGATCGAATATTACGTCAAAATCGCGCCTTACCTCCTCCCCCATCTCAAAGACTACCCCCTGGTGCTCGTCCGGTATCCCGACGGCATTGCGGGAAAATTCTTTTATCAAAAGGAGGCGCCACCCTCCCGTCCCGA
Proteins encoded in this region:
- the ku gene encoding non-homologous end joining protein Ku yields the protein MIVRSLWKGAISFGLVHIPIKMFAATEEKDVRFHLLHKECHNPIQYQKRCPHCDREVTPEEIVKGFEYDKGRYVIVTQEELEGIAPEGSRAIDIQSFVNLKDIDPIYFAKTYYLSPDQHGQKAYALLRNALQQSDRLALARVILRTKEALVALRVYGKGLAMHTMLYPEEIRSMEPLGDLGEGIDVSEKEQTMAVQLIESLTESFDPEKWQSEHRKRIRQFIDAKVQGQAIVEAPQAPAAGKVIDLMEALKASIQQAKTQQKAETPKKARRKTS
- a CDS encoding ATP-dependent DNA ligase, translated to MKRPIVPMEPLPHPEPFDHPDFLFQVKWDGIRALAFVIGSDITLQNRKGRDITRTYVDVASQPILRPGNSGIVDGELVVLDDTGKPSFPLILRREQARTEATIRRHTEQYPVRFMAFDLLELNGQALLAYPLHKRLALLQEYLAVSEQAFFTDSHLEEGAAFFHGVKALGLEGMVAKEKNSAYVFGKKHGAWKKIKNYREITCPVIGYTQTQPGRLASLVLGKADDEELTYIGRVSSGLTAKEAELWRQRLVPLPPEKEDRSAPRLKCGLGRKHGPGKPAYTPVFPNHFVHVRYLEWTPDLCLRHPSYLGAAENSKSP